The following are encoded together in the Peromyscus eremicus unplaced genomic scaffold, PerEre_H2_v1 PerEre#2#unplaced_72, whole genome shotgun sequence genome:
- the LOC131901353 gene encoding isochorismatase domain-containing protein 2A, producing MAAARASLGRIVPESSILFLCDLQEKFRPSIAYFPQIVSVAARMLKVARLLDVPVLLTEQYPQGLGPTVPELGAQGIRPVSKTCFSMVPTLQKELDGRRQLQSVLLCGIETQVCILNTALDLLDRGLQVHVVVDACSSRSQVDRLVALARMRQSGAFLSTSESLILQLVRDAAHPQFKEIQKIIKEPVPDSGLLGLFQGQNPLLLNSRP from the exons ATGGCCGCagccagggctagcctgggcCGGATCGTCCCAGAGTCCTCCATCCTGTTCCTATGCGACCTTCAGGAGAAGTTTCGTCCCAGCATAGCCTACTTCCCACAGATTGTGTCGGTGGCCGCTCGAATGCTAAAG GTGGCCCGGCTGTTGGATGTCCCTGTCTTGCTGACGGAGCAGTACCCACAAGGCCTGGGCCCCACAGTGCCCGAGCTGGGTGCTCAGGGCATTCGGCCAGTGAGTAAGACATGCTTCAGCATGGTGCCCACCTTACAGAAGGAGCTGGATGGCCGGCGCCAGCTGCAGTCCGTGCTGCTCTGTGGCATTGAGACCCAAGTCTGCATCTTG AACACGGCCCTGGACCTCCTGGACCGGGGACTGCAGGTCCACGTGGTGGTGGACGCCTGCTCTTCTCGCAG CCAGGTGGACCGGCTGGTGGCGCTGGCCCGCATGAGGCAGAGTGGAGCTTTCCTCTCCACCAGCGAATCGCTCATTCTGCAGCTTGTGAGGGACGCTGCCCACCCCCAGTTCAAGGAG ATCCAGAAGATCATTAAGGAGCCAGTCCCAGACAGTGGGCTGCTGGGCCTCTTCCAAGGCCAGAACCCCCTCTTGCTGAACTCCAGACCCTGA